A stretch of DNA from Brevibacterium sp. CBA3109:
ACCCGCATCACTGGCCGAACTGGTCTCACTGACCGGACTCGCCCGGCCCACTGCCCACCGCCTGGCCGTTGCGCTCGAATTCCATCGCATCGTCGGTCGTGACCTGCAGGGTCGCTTCGTCCTCGGCCCACGCCTGGCCGAACTCTCTTCGGCCGCCGGTGAGGACCGTCTGCTCGCCGCGGCCGGACCGGTCCTCGGTCAGCTGCGCGACCAGACCGGTGAGTCCGCTCAGCTGTTCCGCCGCCAGGGTGACCTGCGCCTGTGCGTGGCCGCCGCCGAACGCCCTGTGGGCCTGCGTGACTCGGTGCCGATCGGCGCCACCCTGAGCATGCGCGCGGGTTCCGCCGCCCAGGTCCTCCTGGCCTGGGAGGAGCCCGACCGTCTGCACACGGGCCTGCGCGGTGCCCGCTTCTCCGCAACCATGCTCTCCGGTGTCCGCCGCCGAGGCTGGGCCCAGTCCATCGCCGAACGTGAACGAGGCGTCGCCTCCGTCTCAGCGCCAGTGCGCGGGCCCAGCAATCGCGTCGTGGCCGCCGTATCGATCTCCGGCCCCGTGGACCGCCTGACGCGTCAGCCCGGCCGCCTGCACGCGAAGTCCATCATCGACGCAGCGCGCACGCTGTCCGAAGCCCTCAACAGGGGCTGATTTCAGCGCAGCGCCGGCAACCGAACACTGGCGGCTGCGGGCACCCTCGCTCCCCTTTCACCTGCTGATCACGCGTAGAATTCTGGGACACAGAGAATATCTGCCCACCAATTGCGCAGGAGCCGCATGACCGATCTCATTGAGCTCGCCCTGGGCGATGACAGCGCGGTCGTCTCCACAACTGGAGCGGCACTGCTCAACTACACCGTCGGTGATCGTCCAGTCGTCATCCAGATGTCCGCCTTCGACGGTGCTGTGCTGGCACCCTGGCCGAATCGGGTCGCCGATGGACGCTATGACTGCAACGGCCGTTCCCATCAGCTGCCGATCACCGAAGCCTCTCGCGGCACCGCTCTGCATGGGCTCATGGAAGAGACCCGCTGGGCGGTGACCGAACGCGATGATGCCTCGGTGAGACTGAGGACAGAGCTCACCGACTCACCGGGATACCCCTTCACGCTGTCCATCGAGGTGACATATTCACTCATCGACCATGACAACGAGGAAGAAAGCGCCAGCAGTGGTGAGCTGCTGGTTCAGGCTTCGGCACGAAACAACGGGCAGGAGCCTGCTCCCTTCGGGTTCGGCTTTCGTCCCTGGATCTATCCAGGCGCCGAACGCGTCGATCAGGCACAACTCCTCGTTCCGGCAGAAACCTGGTTCGAGACCGATGCCAGGCTCATCCCCCAGGCGATCAGACATTTCGACACAGGATCGTTCGTCCCCGCCGATCACGGATCCGACGAAGCGTCCTGTCTCCTCTGCAAAGACTTCCGCGCGCTGCGCAGTCTTGGCCCCACAGTCCTCGATGATGCCTTCGGGACCCCGCAGCGCGGTGGCGATGGGTGGTCGCGGGTGCGGTTGAGAGGTGCCGACGACAGGACGGTCATCATCGGAATGGATGAGAACTGCCGGGCCTGGCGGATCTGCACCGGCGACGAACTCGACCAGGGCCACCGACGTCGAGCCATCGCCATCGAACCGATGACGTGTCCACCCACGGCCTTTGCCACTGGCTCTGGCTCTGGCTCTGGCTCTGGCTCTGGCCACAATGCCATCGGCCCCCGCGGTGAACTCAGCGCGGAATGGGCCATCGCCCTGCGTTGAGAGCTCTGGAGCAAAAACATCGTGCCCTGATAGGTTGCGACTATCGGATTCAACTCGTGCGAAGGAAGATTATGTCGACACCACAGAACCCGCACTCCGGTGCGGATGCAGAGAACCATCAGAATATCCCGGCCGATCAGGCTAATCCTGACTCTCACCAAGCCAGCCCGGAATTCAGCCAGCAGCAGGACCCATCTGTCGGCGAACAGGTCGATGGCACATCGTCACCTGCCGGATCTGGACCTGCCGGATCTGGACAGTACGGCCAGGGCTCACAGTTCAGCCAGGCCGAGCAGTACAACGAACAGCAGAATCAGTTCGGGCAGCCCGAACTGTACAACCAGCAGAACCAGTTCGATCAAGGCGGACAGTACAACCATGGTGGTCAGTACAATCCTCAGGATCAGTACAATCCTCAAGATCAGTACGGACAGTTCGGGCAGCCAGCCCAGCAGGGTCAGCACTATCAGGGCGCTGACTACGCTGCGTACAATCAGGGCAACTACGCCGGCTCCCAGCACGCCCCGGTAGGCAATTTCCAGCAACCTGCATCGCAGCAGAACCCCCACGGCGGCAGCGGCTTCTTCAAGTCGCTCTTCGACTTCCGCTTCGACAACTTCATTGCGGTCAAGTGGGCTGGCTTCATCTACATCATCGCCATCGTCGTGGCTGCACTGTCCTGGCTGGGATCGATCGTCGGCGGAATCATCACGGGCGCCGCAGCCGGGGCCGCTACCAGCTATCTGAGCAATGGCCCGAGCTTCAGCCCGTGGCCGCTGCTGCTGGCGATCATCTTCGGCTGGATCCTCCCTGCCCTGTGGGTGCTCTTCGTCCGGCTGGCCCTCGAACTCATCGTGGCCAACGTCAAGACTGCGGAGAACACGAGGCAGATCGCGAACTCCCTGGGACGCTGACCGCGGTCAGCCACACGCTCGGTGTAGAGCACGGCCGGTGTGAAGCACGCTCGGTGTAGAGCACGGCCGGCACGGCGTCAGTATTCGCTCTGAGTTTCAGGGATCGGCTTTGAAGTCGAGCTCTGAGACTCAGAGCGAGCTGTTTCTGAAACACCTCGGAACAGACCAAGTGCCTCGGGACCGAAGAACCATCTCGGGGTCAGCGTGACTCGGAGCGGCCAACGCGTCCGGGGAGAACACCCGTGAATTAGAGCGAGCCCCACACCGATTCCTCGATGCGGGACTCAACCGTACCCCCGAGCAGGTTCGAACTGCCGTTTCCGCCTTGAGAGGGCAGCGTCCTAGGCCACTAGACGACGGGGGCCAATAAACAGCTCGGAGTCATACTCCCGATGCTGTTCGCTGGGGTACCAGGACTTGAACCTAGACTAAATGTACCAGAAACACTCGTGCTGCCAATTACACCATACCCCAATGTTATTCAGGCACATCCCCGAAGGAATTTCCCTGAGCAACGAGATATAACTCTACACAAATCCCCCGCCCAGCTCCAAATCCATGAAGGCTATTTGCGGTGTGACCTTCTTAACATTGTCTCCCGCGCCGCCGATTTGCTTCCCGCGCCACCGATTTGCTTCCCGCGCCACCGAGTTCACTCCCGTGCCAGGCAGATGAGGTGATCGTTCACTCCCGTGCCAGGCAGATGAGGTGATCGAGGACCCGGT
This window harbors:
- a CDS encoding DUF4282 domain-containing protein gives rise to the protein MSTPQNPHSGADAENHQNIPADQANPDSHQASPEFSQQQDPSVGEQVDGTSSPAGSGPAGSGQYGQGSQFSQAEQYNEQQNQFGQPELYNQQNQFDQGGQYNHGGQYNPQDQYNPQDQYGQFGQPAQQGQHYQGADYAAYNQGNYAGSQHAPVGNFQQPASQQNPHGGSGFFKSLFDFRFDNFIAVKWAGFIYIIAIVVAALSWLGSIVGGIITGAAAGAATSYLSNGPSFSPWPLLLAIIFGWILPALWVLFVRLALELIVANVKTAENTRQIANSLGR
- a CDS encoding IclR family transcriptional regulator, which codes for MTSNGSGVGVIDKAAMVLSALEAGPASLAELVSLTGLARPTAHRLAVALEFHRIVGRDLQGRFVLGPRLAELSSAAGEDRLLAAAGPVLGQLRDQTGESAQLFRRQGDLRLCVAAAERPVGLRDSVPIGATLSMRAGSAAQVLLAWEEPDRLHTGLRGARFSATMLSGVRRRGWAQSIAERERGVASVSAPVRGPSNRVVAAVSISGPVDRLTRQPGRLHAKSIIDAARTLSEALNRG
- a CDS encoding aldose epimerase — its product is MTDLIELALGDDSAVVSTTGAALLNYTVGDRPVVIQMSAFDGAVLAPWPNRVADGRYDCNGRSHQLPITEASRGTALHGLMEETRWAVTERDDASVRLRTELTDSPGYPFTLSIEVTYSLIDHDNEEESASSGELLVQASARNNGQEPAPFGFGFRPWIYPGAERVDQAQLLVPAETWFETDARLIPQAIRHFDTGSFVPADHGSDEASCLLCKDFRALRSLGPTVLDDAFGTPQRGGDGWSRVRLRGADDRTVIIGMDENCRAWRICTGDELDQGHRRRAIAIEPMTCPPTAFATGSGSGSGSGSGHNAIGPRGELSAEWAIALR